A part of Candidatus Electrothrix aestuarii genomic DNA contains:
- a CDS encoding RNB domain-containing ribonuclease, producing MTPPGTIIEYLDSGRFICGLVLQDSNNRLRLLNQNGREMNLPASRVVTVSKTKHQVNTSREDHIALLKEMAAIRADLTESIPLEEIWELASEEEESAFPADFLAELSFGDNLTDDQSAAFLRAVFTDRFFFKYKNEMVNVHTPEQVEQLRHQRQKEKEKEAILTTGAAHLQAIMQGEQVSVEEWPDREKILAWIADFVLFESEAEQADLVRQLLKKAELHQPNKAYQLLVRAGVWERDENLPLLRAEQPVEFSPELLAHAESIKEPTAEELLADPKRKDFRELDTLTIDGASTRDYDDALHVEELENGNILVGIHISDVSYFLSQKSPLFQESMERATSLYFPEGQIPMMPRELSQGVFSLIKDRVRPAISFLVRVSPDGEVLSSRIVPSVIQVKRQLSYTETDKMMETDRDLSLLNRVRQQLRLKRVERGALLLSFPDVNIYVNNQGKVSINLSPSDSPSRNLVSECMILANGVAADYLAAQEAPGLFRSQPPPRKRLISGVQNSLQDIACQRRFLARGELTIHPKPHSGLGLNCYTTITSPIRRFLDTAMQLQISHMIHGRGMLFSADMCKNFAGTIQQKLGRANKVRQHRHRYWVLRYLEDLVGKRVSALVVSHGPKRVSLLLLDCLFDIDLAVHPSFPVEPGDTVKVRISKADALDNTLKVDW from the coding sequence ATGACACCTCCCGGAACTATTATCGAATATCTTGACAGCGGACGTTTTATCTGTGGTCTTGTCCTGCAAGACAGCAATAACCGTCTGCGCCTACTCAACCAAAACGGGCGCGAAATGAATCTGCCTGCCTCCCGTGTGGTTACAGTCTCCAAAACAAAACATCAGGTCAATACCAGTCGTGAAGATCATATTGCTCTGCTCAAGGAGATGGCCGCGATACGGGCTGATTTGACCGAATCCATCCCACTGGAAGAAATCTGGGAGCTGGCCAGTGAAGAGGAGGAAAGCGCGTTTCCGGCAGATTTTCTTGCGGAGCTCTCCTTTGGAGACAATTTAACCGATGACCAGTCAGCAGCCTTTCTTCGTGCTGTGTTTACGGATCGTTTTTTCTTTAAGTATAAAAACGAGATGGTCAATGTTCATACCCCGGAACAGGTGGAACAATTGCGCCATCAGCGGCAGAAGGAGAAGGAAAAAGAGGCTATCCTAACGACAGGTGCGGCCCATTTACAGGCCATCATGCAGGGTGAGCAGGTGAGTGTTGAAGAGTGGCCTGATCGAGAGAAAATCCTGGCATGGATTGCTGATTTTGTCCTGTTTGAGAGCGAGGCGGAACAGGCTGATTTGGTCCGCCAGCTGCTGAAAAAGGCTGAACTGCATCAGCCCAATAAGGCCTATCAGCTTTTAGTGCGGGCCGGAGTGTGGGAACGGGATGAGAATCTTCCTCTGCTTCGAGCCGAACAGCCTGTGGAGTTTAGCCCGGAATTATTGGCGCATGCGGAAAGTATTAAAGAACCCACGGCTGAGGAACTCTTGGCTGACCCTAAGCGTAAGGATTTTCGGGAACTGGATACCCTGACTATTGACGGCGCTTCCACCCGTGATTACGACGATGCCCTGCATGTAGAAGAACTTGAAAACGGGAATATTCTGGTCGGAATTCATATCTCCGATGTCAGTTATTTCTTGAGCCAAAAGAGTCCCTTGTTTCAGGAAAGTATGGAGCGTGCCACCTCGCTCTATTTTCCGGAAGGCCAGATTCCTATGATGCCCCGTGAGCTTTCCCAGGGCGTATTCAGCTTGATCAAGGACAGGGTTCGCCCGGCAATCAGTTTTCTGGTGAGGGTTTCTCCTGACGGAGAGGTGTTGAGCAGCAGGATCGTTCCCAGCGTGATCCAGGTGAAACGGCAGCTCAGCTACACAGAGACAGATAAGATGATGGAAACGGATCGGGATCTGAGCCTGCTCAACCGGGTGCGGCAACAGCTGCGCCTCAAACGGGTTGAGCGCGGCGCCCTGCTTCTTTCTTTTCCTGATGTGAATATTTATGTCAATAATCAAGGGAAGGTTTCTATAAACCTCAGCCCCTCTGATAGCCCCTCCCGGAATTTAGTTTCGGAATGTATGATCTTGGCCAATGGGGTGGCTGCTGATTATTTGGCTGCTCAGGAAGCTCCTGGCCTCTTCCGTTCCCAACCACCGCCCCGCAAACGTCTGATCTCCGGGGTGCAGAACAGTCTTCAGGATATCGCCTGCCAGCGTCGTTTCCTGGCTCGGGGTGAGCTCACGATCCATCCCAAACCCCATTCCGGCCTGGGTCTGAATTGTTATACCACCATTACCTCACCCATTCGCCGTTTTCTTGATACGGCCATGCAGCTCCAGATTTCCCATATGATCCATGGGCGGGGTATGCTTTTTTCCGCAGATATGTGCAAAAATTTTGCAGGCACTATTCAACAGAAATTGGGACGGGCCAATAAGGTGCGTCAGCATCGACATCGCTACTGGGTTCTTCGCTATCTGGAAGATTTGGTTGGGAAAAGGGTCTCCGCTCTTGTGGTCAGTCATGGACCAAAGCGGGTAAGTCTGCTTTTGCTCGATTGTCTTTTTGATATTGATCTGGCTGTTCATCCCTCCTTTCCTGTGGAGCCTGGTGACACGGTCAAGGTGCGTATAAGTAAAGCTGATGCTCTGGATAACACTTTAAAAGTGGATTGGTGA
- a CDS encoding ADP-ribosylglycohydrolase family protein — protein sequence MKNDKIIGSLLAGAIGDCMGGPFEGQPGPLTYQAHDSWHLSDDTQLTLATYESITTCGFVSAQHIAETFLQYFRARKITGIGSSTLKAMRDLDAGGHWAICGAKGERAAGNGAAMRISPLAFMLRPEKDQDRQIIRDVCRITHHNDEAYLGALAILYAMQSDAIHDIILNSIEALPDSRTRDRLIAINQIQQDTPAAVLANEFGSSGYVVDSVPLALFCARKAATLPFEDVLIDAIEAGGDTDTIASMIGNIVGAHLGRAVLPEQHINRLPNIDKLTNIAKQFTAVCSKKEPSTPSPDESS from the coding sequence ATGAAAAACGACAAAATCATCGGCTCTCTCCTCGCTGGTGCCATCGGCGACTGCATGGGTGGTCCATTCGAAGGCCAGCCCGGCCCACTCACATACCAGGCCCATGACTCCTGGCACCTTTCCGACGATACCCAGCTCACCTTGGCTACCTACGAATCAATCACAACCTGCGGTTTTGTCTCAGCACAACACATTGCCGAGACATTTCTTCAGTACTTTCGCGCAAGAAAGATTACCGGAATTGGCTCCAGCACCCTAAAGGCCATGCGGGACCTCGACGCAGGCGGGCATTGGGCGATCTGTGGCGCAAAAGGAGAACGAGCTGCTGGCAATGGCGCGGCAATGCGGATCTCTCCGCTCGCGTTTATGCTCCGCCCGGAAAAGGACCAAGACAGACAGATTATTCGGGATGTCTGCAGAATAACACATCATAATGATGAGGCTTATCTTGGTGCCCTGGCAATTCTTTACGCCATGCAAAGCGATGCAATCCACGACATCATCCTGAACTCCATAGAGGCATTACCAGACTCAAGAACACGGGATCGCCTGATTGCCATCAATCAGATACAGCAGGATACTCCGGCAGCAGTCCTTGCAAACGAATTCGGCTCATCCGGCTATGTGGTCGACTCTGTCCCACTGGCATTATTCTGTGCCCGAAAAGCAGCGACCTTGCCCTTTGAGGATGTCCTCATCGATGCCATTGAAGCAGGCGGAGACACTGATACCATCGCCTCAATGATCGGCAATATCGTGGGAGCGCATCTTGGACGGGCGGTACTACCTGAGCAACACATCAACCGGCTACCGAACATCGACAAACTCACCAATATTGCCAAACAATTTACAGCTGTTTGCTCAAAAAAAGAGCCTTCTACGCCCAGTCCTGATGAGTCCTCATAG
- a CDS encoding bacteriohemerythrin, producing the protein MSLIRWNDSFSVNVSKIDQEHKKLVEMVNELTDAMKEGQGKEVLGEILNGLIAYTASHFQTEENYFRQVKYPDAEEHKKEHVAFVQKVSEFKQEFDAGRATVSVNVLQFLSKWLQTHIKVADQKYSSYLNEKGIK; encoded by the coding sequence ATGAGTCTTATCAGGTGGAACGATAGCTTTAGTGTAAATGTCAGCAAGATTGATCAGGAGCATAAAAAACTTGTTGAGATGGTCAATGAACTCACAGATGCTATGAAGGAAGGGCAAGGCAAGGAGGTTCTCGGAGAAATTTTGAATGGGCTGATAGCGTACACAGCCTCTCATTTTCAAACTGAGGAGAACTACTTCCGTCAGGTGAAATACCCTGATGCTGAGGAGCATAAAAAAGAACATGTGGCCTTTGTGCAAAAGGTTAGCGAGTTTAAGCAGGAGTTTGATGCCGGGCGGGCGACCGTGTCGGTGAATGTCCTGCAATTCCTCAGTAAATGGTTACAGACCCACATCAAGGTCGCTGACCAGAAGTACAGCAGTTATTTGAACGAGAAGGGGATAAAGTAA
- a CDS encoding PIN domain-containing protein encodes MKVLFDTNVILDVLLDREPFSNDAALLMAKVEHSEFAGFACATTITTIHYLCTKMLDREAAASHIQSLLSLFTIAPVNQRVLEKSLASRFKDFEDAVIHEAALHAGVQHIITRNIKDFKEATLPVHEPKEFLGAFEMLRQTDQQSPAPKGKR; translated from the coding sequence ATGAAGGTGCTCTTTGATACCAATGTGATACTGGATGTACTGCTGGACAGAGAGCCGTTCTCTAACGATGCCGCCCTACTCATGGCAAAAGTGGAGCACTCGGAATTCGCCGGTTTTGCCTGTGCAACCACGATAACCACAATCCATTATCTCTGCACCAAGATGCTCGACCGCGAAGCAGCGGCCAGCCATATTCAATCCTTGCTTTCCCTGTTTACCATCGCACCGGTCAATCAAAGAGTCCTTGAAAAGTCACTCGCATCCCGATTTAAGGATTTTGAAGATGCCGTGATTCATGAAGCAGCTCTCCATGCGGGAGTGCAGCATATCATCACAAGAAATATCAAAGATTTTAAGGAAGCGACTCTTCCTGTTCATGAACCAAAAGAGTTTCTCGGCGCATTTGAAATGCTCAGGCAAACGGACCAACAAAGCCCTGCCCCAAAAGGCAAGCGCTGA
- the mpl gene encoding UDP-N-acetylmuramate:L-alanyl-gamma-D-glutamyl-meso-diaminopimelate ligase translates to MKAQLDPQLNIAPEHIEHIHIMGVCGTGMAAIAGMLKERGYKVTGSDQNVYPPMSDFLAQAGIEVMQGYVPENLEPRPDLVIVGNVIQAVFPEAQRLAELGIPYLSMPQALGHFFLGGEAPKKSLVVAGTHGKTTTSSLLATALHRADCSPGFLIGGIVEAFARNYNLGDGEYFVVEGDEYDTAFFNKVSKFLHYRPHCAILTSIEFDHADIFADLEAIKASFARFVGLIPADGALVACMDDPVVAEIAAQCAAPVISYGTGEHCRWQLRDLTVTGLSSSFAAYKDGTLFGEFTLPMSGRHNGLNALAVIALMDHLGISRDAIRQGLASFEGIKRRQQIRGEVNGITVIDDFAHHPTAVRETVQALRLAWPDRRLLIVFEPRTNSSRRAVFQQQYEQAFSGADQVLVREIVPLSNVPAEEQFSSRRLAVALHAQGVPAEYFPDTAEILTALAEQVRPGDVVAILSNGGFDNIHEQLLGLLQNKEGCSEG, encoded by the coding sequence GTGAAAGCCCAGCTTGATCCCCAGCTCAATATTGCTCCGGAACACATCGAACATATCCATATTATGGGCGTCTGCGGTACTGGCATGGCTGCCATTGCCGGAATGTTGAAAGAGCGTGGTTATAAGGTCACGGGCTCGGATCAGAATGTCTACCCTCCGATGTCGGATTTTCTTGCTCAGGCTGGCATTGAGGTCATGCAGGGGTATGTCCCGGAGAATTTGGAGCCGCGCCCGGATCTGGTTATTGTCGGCAACGTGATCCAGGCCGTCTTTCCAGAGGCGCAACGCTTGGCAGAGCTCGGTATTCCCTACCTGTCCATGCCCCAGGCCCTGGGCCATTTTTTTCTGGGCGGAGAAGCTCCTAAGAAATCACTGGTGGTTGCCGGTACCCACGGAAAAACAACCACCTCCTCCCTGCTGGCCACGGCCCTGCATCGGGCAGATTGCTCGCCCGGTTTTCTCATCGGCGGGATCGTCGAGGCTTTTGCCCGTAATTATAACCTGGGTGATGGGGAGTATTTTGTGGTGGAAGGGGATGAGTACGATACCGCCTTTTTTAATAAGGTCTCCAAGTTCCTCCATTACCGCCCTCATTGCGCTATTTTGACCTCCATAGAGTTTGATCATGCAGATATCTTTGCCGACCTGGAGGCGATCAAGGCATCCTTTGCCCGCTTTGTCGGTCTTATTCCTGCGGATGGGGCCTTAGTTGCCTGCATGGATGACCCGGTGGTTGCTGAGATTGCCGCTCAATGTGCTGCACCGGTGATCAGCTACGGTACGGGGGAGCATTGTCGTTGGCAATTGCGTGATCTGACCGTGACCGGGCTCAGTAGTTCTTTTGCCGCCTATAAGGACGGCACTCTGTTCGGGGAGTTCACTTTGCCCATGTCGGGGCGTCATAATGGTCTGAATGCCTTGGCTGTGATTGCCCTGATGGATCATCTTGGTATCAGCCGGGACGCTATCAGGCAGGGACTGGCCTCCTTTGAAGGGATCAAGCGGAGGCAGCAAATCAGAGGTGAGGTTAATGGTATTACGGTGATTGATGACTTTGCCCATCATCCCACAGCGGTTCGGGAGACCGTGCAGGCCCTGCGTCTGGCCTGGCCGGATCGTCGTCTCCTTATCGTTTTTGAGCCGCGTACTAACTCCAGCCGACGGGCTGTGTTTCAGCAGCAGTACGAGCAGGCCTTTTCTGGGGCAGATCAAGTCCTGGTGCGGGAGATTGTGCCTCTGAGTAATGTGCCTGCGGAAGAGCAGTTCTCCTCCCGCAGACTGGCTGTGGCCCTGCACGCTCAGGGGGTGCCGGCAGAGTATTTCCCAGATACCGCTGAAATCCTCACCGCTCTTGCTGAGCAGGTGCGCCCCGGTGATGTTGTTGCTATCCTCTCCAATGGTGGTTTTGATAATATTCATGAGCAATTATTGGGTCTCCTGCAAAACAAGGAGGGCTGTTCCGAGGGGTAA
- a CDS encoding bacteriohemerythrin, with amino-acid sequence MSLIKWDDSFSVNVSRVDQEHKKLFDMINELTDAMKAGKGKDVLGGILDGLVSYTASHFQTEENYFQQVKYPDAAAHKKEHVAFVKKVTEFKKEFDAGRATVSVNILQFLSKWLQTHIKGTDQKYSNFLNEHGIK; translated from the coding sequence ATGAGCTTAATCAAGTGGGATGATAGTTTTAGCGTCAATGTCAGCAGGGTTGATCAGGAGCATAAAAAGCTCTTTGACATGATCAATGAACTGACTGATGCTATGAAGGCAGGGAAAGGAAAAGATGTGCTGGGAGGTATTCTGGACGGATTGGTTTCGTACACAGCTTCCCATTTTCAAACTGAGGAAAATTATTTTCAGCAGGTAAAATATCCTGATGCAGCTGCGCATAAAAAGGAACATGTCGCCTTTGTCAAAAAGGTGACGGAGTTTAAAAAAGAGTTCGACGCAGGTCGGGCAACGGTTTCTGTTAATATCTTGCAGTTTCTCAGTAAGTGGTTGCAAACCCATATTAAGGGGACAGACCAGAAGTATAGCAACTTCCTTAACGAGCACGGCATCAAGTAG
- a CDS encoding DMT family transporter, whose protein sequence is MKYQTSTAPSQSQQYSRKSLWPIHAMMLLCAGLVSTSFTVSKAITDAMDPAVLTLLRFAIAALLFLPYIHRKYGLRLPDKKSLLGYACISFTLTGFFWLMFLSMRTTTALNTGVIFTLVPGISGLYSAILLKERLGRHRLTAMLPATLGAIWVIFRGSLSELLAFNLNPGDLLFFASCLLMAFYMPLVKFFHRDEPMSLMTFWILVTGTGWLLLFCGHQLPSLPWTSVPLKVWSGIIYLATFSTIITFFLSQFCTLILGPTRVMAYSYLYPPFIVLIEWGLGHPLPSARILPGVGLIIAAMFIVQQGAEEKRKGTGGDQKEAERRNSANRTGHRGIH, encoded by the coding sequence ATGAAATATCAAACAAGCACTGCCCCATCCCAGTCGCAGCAATACAGCAGGAAATCCCTCTGGCCCATCCACGCCATGATGCTGCTCTGCGCCGGGCTGGTCTCCACCTCATTTACCGTGAGCAAGGCCATCACCGATGCAATGGACCCGGCAGTGCTCACCCTGCTGCGCTTTGCCATCGCGGCCCTGCTCTTCTTGCCCTATATCCACCGCAAGTACGGGCTCCGCCTGCCAGATAAAAAAAGCCTGCTCGGCTATGCCTGCATCAGCTTCACCCTGACCGGCTTCTTCTGGCTCATGTTCCTGTCCATGCGCACGACCACGGCCCTGAACACCGGGGTGATCTTCACCCTGGTACCGGGGATCTCTGGCCTGTACAGCGCAATCCTGCTCAAGGAGCGGCTGGGTCGCCATCGGCTCACGGCCATGCTGCCCGCCACCCTGGGCGCGATCTGGGTTATCTTTCGCGGCAGCCTCAGCGAGCTCCTCGCCTTTAACCTCAACCCCGGGGACCTGCTCTTCTTTGCCAGCTGCCTGCTCATGGCCTTTTATATGCCCCTGGTCAAATTCTTCCATAGGGATGAGCCCATGTCGCTCATGACCTTCTGGATCCTGGTCACGGGCACAGGTTGGCTGCTGCTCTTCTGCGGGCACCAGCTTCCCTCGCTCCCCTGGACCAGCGTCCCCCTTAAGGTCTGGAGCGGCATTATCTACCTGGCGACATTCTCCACCATCATCACCTTCTTTCTCAGCCAGTTCTGCACCCTCATCCTCGGGCCGACACGGGTCATGGCCTATAGCTATCTCTACCCGCCCTTTATCGTCCTGATAGAGTGGGGCCTAGGGCATCCCCTGCCCTCCGCGCGGATCTTACCCGGCGTAGGATTGATTATAGCGGCTATGTTTATTGTCCAGCAGGGAGCAGAGGAGAAAAGGAAGGGAACCGGAGGAGATCAAAAAGAGGCAGAGAGGAGAAACAGCGCAAACAGGACAGGCCACAGAGGGATCCATTAG
- a CDS encoding DUF6364 family protein: protein MNTKLTLRMDESLIAAAKEYSAKTGKSLSRIVADFFQTIQNENQDREQVLPPTVRSLKGALKKGGLGEGEYKKYLEEKYL, encoded by the coding sequence ATGAATACGAAATTAACCCTGCGAATGGACGAAAGCCTGATTGCGGCGGCCAAAGAATACTCCGCAAAGACCGGCAAATCGCTCTCCCGTATCGTTGCTGATTTCTTCCAGACAATACAAAACGAGAACCAGGATAGGGAGCAGGTACTGCCCCCTACAGTACGCTCCCTCAAGGGAGCCTTGAAAAAAGGCGGTCTCGGAGAGGGTGAGTACAAAAAATACCTGGAAGAGAAGTACCTATGA
- a CDS encoding GGDEF domain-containing protein, with translation MMHLLMRPEKERQTEEERQQFFESKQRLFVSMVDRYALSLTDLRLRETLRIQAIRDPLTGLYNRRHMEVSFHREISRAQRHDQSLGVIMIDIDHFNVFNDTYGHDLGDRVLSEIGAFILRHVRGEDIACRYGGEEIIIILPGASLQHTQQRAEQLRIGIEALIVEMYDEEHTVTASLGVAIYPEHGHSIEAVVKAADCALYEAKNRGRNRVILAEKPVALSGKDEGKEERQPSS, from the coding sequence ATGATGCATCTGTTAATGCGCCCGGAAAAGGAAAGGCAGACAGAGGAGGAGCGTCAACAGTTCTTCGAAAGCAAGCAACGACTGTTTGTGAGTATGGTAGATCGTTACGCCTTGAGCCTGACAGATTTGCGCTTGCGTGAAACCCTGAGAATCCAGGCTATCCGGGATCCCTTGACCGGTTTGTATAATCGGCGCCATATGGAGGTTTCCTTTCATCGCGAGATTAGCCGGGCCCAGCGTCATGATCAGTCCCTTGGGGTTATTATGATAGATATTGATCATTTTAACGTATTCAACGATACCTATGGTCATGATCTGGGTGATAGAGTCCTCAGTGAAATAGGGGCATTCATCCTGAGGCATGTTCGCGGCGAGGATATTGCCTGCCGTTATGGTGGGGAGGAGATTATTATTATTCTGCCCGGCGCCTCCTTGCAGCATACTCAGCAACGTGCTGAACAGTTACGTATCGGCATTGAAGCTTTGATTGTGGAAATGTACGATGAGGAGCACACTGTGACGGCCTCTTTGGGAGTTGCTATTTATCCAGAACATGGACACTCCATTGAGGCGGTGGTGAAAGCGGCTGATTGTGCCCTGTATGAGGCAAAAAACAGGGGAAGAAATCGGGTCATTCTTGCAGAAAAACCAGTGGCGCTTTCTGGTAAGGATGAGGGAAAAGAGGAGAGACAACCTTCGTCGTAA